TCCAAGAGTTCGGGGTCGTCCACCATGTCGATCTTGTTCAGGAAGACGATGATGTAAGGCACCCCCACCTGACGCGAGAGCAGGATGTGTTCGCGGGTCTGGGGCATGGGGCCGTCGGTTCCCGAGACCACCAGGATGGCCCCGTCCATCTGGGCCGCACCGGTGATCATGTTCTTGACGTAGTCGGCGTGGCCGGGGCAGTCCACGTGGGAGTAGTGCCGATTGGCGGTCTCGTACTCCACGTGGGCAGTGTTGATGGTAATCCCACGGGCCTTCT
Above is a window of Meiothermus cerbereus DSM 11376 DNA encoding:
- a CDS encoding GTP-binding protein, producing MAKGVFERTKPHVNVGTIGHVDHGKTTLTAAITFVAAAANPNVEVQAYDQIDKAPEEKARGITINTAHVEYETANRHYSHVDCPGHADYVKNMITGAAQMDGAILVVSGTDGPMPQTREHILLSRQVGVPYIIVFLNKIDMVDDPELL